From a region of the Solanum stenotomum isolate F172 chromosome 2, ASM1918654v1, whole genome shotgun sequence genome:
- the LOC125855785 gene encoding uncharacterized protein LOC125855785: MSNLSKLEFLALDISGKNYLSWVLDAEIHFTAKGLGDIIIEGNNALSHDKAKAMIFLRHHLNENPKVEYLIVKDPLELWVGLKGRYDHLKAMILSMARYEWMHLRLQDYKTHNYFLMKNQEACPVGSAPLSEAHGVEANGQSEIRQSNQGHDNVCGCGKAKRRYNNCQGGGHNKRENNMGSQNNPSKGKGDHCHHSGLKGHWKNECWTPEHFVKLYQNSFKRKGNKSRASSFNARVESHLTLKDDAQAGSSQKYD; the protein is encoded by the exons atgTCGAATTTGTCAAAGCTTGAATTTTTGGCACTTGACATTTCTGGAAAGAACTATTTGTCATGGGTACTTGATGCTGAAATTCACTTTACCGCTAAGGGTCTTGGTGATATTATAATCGAAGGAAATAACGCATTAAGTCATGATAAAGCGAAAGCTATGATATTCCTGCGTCATCATCTTAATGAAAACCCGAAGGTTGAATATTTAATAGTGAAAGATCCACTTGAATTGTGGGTAGGTTTGAAAGGGAGGTATGACCACCTCAAGGCAATGATATTGTCAATGGCTCGTTACGAGTGGATGCACTTACGACTTCAAGATTATAAAACC CATAATtactttttaatgaaaaatcagGAAGCCTGTCCCGTTGGAAGTGCTCCATTATCGGAGGCACACGGGGTAGAAGCAAACGGTCAGTCTGAAATAAGACAAAGTAATCAGGGCCATGATAATGTGTGTGGGTGTGGAAAAGCCAAAAGACGATATAATAATTGTCAAGGTGGCGGTCATAACAAAAGGGAGAACAATATGGGTTCTCAAAATAATCCTTCTAAAGGCAAGGGAGATCACTGTCATCATAGTGGCCTTAAAGGTCACTGGAAAAATGAATGTTGGACACCTGAGCATTTTGTCAAGCTATATCAAAACTCCTttaaaaggaaaggaaataaAAGTCGTGCCTCCTCTTTTAATGCCCGAGTAGAGTCACATTTGACTCTCAAAGATGATGCTCAGGCAGGGTCTTCTCAAAAATATGATTAG